GTGACGAAAGAGCGGAAGCAGCAGCTGATTTCGGAGTACAGTCGCGAGGAATCGGACTCGGGTTCGCCCGAGGTTCAGATTGCCGTGCTGACAGCACGGATCAACAATCTGACAGAACACATGCGATTGCACGACAAAGACTATGCAAGCCGTCGCGGTTTGCTGGCCCTTGTTAGCCGACGACGCACGCTGCTTGACTATCTCCGCCGCGTTAACAGTCAAGCCTATGTAGACATCATCGGGAAGTTGGGAATCCGCAAGTAGGCTCAGGCACTCGCGTTTGTACGTGTGGTCGGCCCGGTTTCCGCGAACTCTTCTGTTCCCGAGACTTCCCCCTTCCTCACACCTGCCACGCAGTGCTCTTAGCCCTTGCTGTAGTTGCGGTCGACCTAAGATTCTGCCGTCGTAGTTGGGGAACACTGGTCCTGCTCGCCATCGCAAGCAGG
This window of the Pirellula staleyi DSM 6068 genome carries:
- the rpsO gene encoding 30S ribosomal protein S15; the encoded protein is MTVTKERKQQLISEYSREESDSGSPEVQIAVLTARINNLTEHMRLHDKDYASRRGLLALVSRRRTLLDYLRRVNSQAYVDIIGKLGIRK